GCATGGGCTGACAAATTCGATGGCGCGGTGCATCAGCCGCCCATGCGCAACGTCACGCTGGCCATGCATGAGCCGCTGGGCGTGCTCGGCATCGTCTGCCCCAGCGAAGCGCCGCTGCTCGGCCTGCTCTCGCTTGTACTGCCCGCCATCGCCATGGGCAATCGCGTGGTGGCCGTGCCTTCGCAGAGCTATCCGCTCATCATGGGCGTGCTCTATCCGCTCTTTGACACCAGTGACCTACCTGCCGGAGTCATCAACCTCGTCGCCGGTCCTCCGCGCGACCTCGGCAAAACCCTCGCCGGGCACGACGACGTCAGCGCCATCTGGTACTTTGCCGATCCTGCGGAATGCGAGACCATCCGCCGTGCCTCCACCGGCAACCTCAAACAGGTTTTCACTCACGACGGCCACGCCATCGACTGGTTCCACGCCCAACAGGGTGAGGGCGAGTGGTACCTGCGCCACGCCACCCAGATCAAAAACATCTGGGTCCCCTACGGCGAATAAATGCAGTAAGGTTTGCAGGCACGCGCGTATCAGGGCACGGCTTCAGCCGTGCCGTTAGCGCCACCAGAGCAAGTGGGCTTTAGCCACTGCGGGCAATCGAGGATATAGGTGCCCCAGTCAAGCCTGAAGTTGGCTTGACTGGGGTTGTTCCCTCACGGGCGCCCCGGGTCCGTGTGTTCGGACCCGTGCCCCACCCAGTTCCGTCCCCCGTTTTCCTCACCCCTCCCAAAACCTCGCACCACCCCGGCACTAAAATACTGTGCAGAGTCATGGCTGAATTTACCCATCTGCACCTGCACACCGACTACTCCCTCCTCGACGGCGCCTGCGATGTTGAAAAGCTTGTCGGCCACGTCGCCAGTATCGGGCAAACCTCCGTCGCCATCACCGATCACGGCAACATCTACGGGGCGGTGCATTTCTTTGAAGCGGCTAAAAAGAAGGGCATCAAGCCCATCCTCGGCTGTGAGCTTTACATCTGCCAGAAAGAGGATCACCGCGCCGATCCGCAGGGCGATGACTACAACCACCTGCTGGTGCTCGCCGAGAGCGAAGAGGGCTACCGCAATCTCGTCCGCATCACCTCTGAGGCCTCGCTGCACGGCTTTTATCGCAAGCCGCGCATCAGCAAAAAATATCTTGCCGAGCACGCCGCGGGCCTCATCGGCTTCTCCGGCTGCCTCGCCGGTGAATTCTGCCAGAACCTCATGGCCGACAACTATCAGGCCGCCCGCGCCACCGCCGCGCAATATCAGGACATCTTCGGACGCGGCAACTTCTTCCTTGAAATTCAGGATCAGGGCCTCGAACTCGAAAAGAAGATCCACGCCGACATGTTCCGGCTCGAGAAGGATCTCGACATTCCGCTCGTCGCCACCAATGACAGCCACTATCTCTGCGAAGACGACCACCACGCGCATGACGTGCTGCTGTGCGTGCAGACGGCCGGGTCCATTCATGATCCCAAGCGCTTCAAGTTTGACTCTGACCAGTTCTACGTCAAGTCCGCTGCTGAAATGGAGCGCCTCTTTCCGCACGCGCCCGAGGTCGTCAGCCGCACCATGCAGTTTGCCGAGCGCTGCAACCTCAAGCTCAACAAGGTCGATAATCCCTTCCCGGAATTCGCCGTTCCGCCCGGCCACACCATTGACAGCTACTTTGAGCATGTCTGCCGCGAAGGCTTCAAAAAGCGTCTCGACACCGCCATTCGTCATCTTCAGGACCGCGGCATTCTCCGCAGCCCCATCAGCGATTACGAGGCCCGCTTAGAGCGCGAAATCGGCATCATCAAGCAGATGAAGTTCTCCGGCTACTTCCTCATCGTCTGGGACTTCATCCGCTACGCCAAGGACCACGACATTCCCGTCGGGCCGGGCCGTGGCTCCGCCGCCGGCTCGCTGGTCGGCTACGTCATGGAGATCACCGACATTGACCCGCTGCAGAACGTGCTCCTCTTTGAGCGCTTTCTCAATCCCGAGCGCGTCTCCATGCCTGATATCGACATCGACTTCTGCATGAACCGCCGCGGCGAGGTCATTGAATACGTGACCCGCAAGTATGGCCGCGAGCAGGTCGCGCAGATCATCACTTTCAACACCATGGCCGCCAAGGCCGCCATCAAAGACGTGGGCCGCGCCCTCGACATGCCCTACGGCGATGTGGACCGCATCGCCAAGATGATTCCGGCGACCATCGGCGTCACCATCGATCAGGCGCTCACTGATTCGCCGCAACTGCAGGAGGCCTACGAGGGCAACACGCAGATTCGCGAGCTGATCGACACCGCCAAGCGCCTCGAAGGCCTGGTGCGCGGCGCGGGCGTACACGCCGCCGGAGTGGTCATCGCGCCGCGCCCGCTCACCGATCTGGTGCCGCTCAGCCGCAGCAAAAACGACGAAATCGTCACCGCCTATGACATGAAGGCCGTCGAAAAGATGGGCCTGCTCAAAATGGACTTCCTCGGGCTCACGACGCTCACCGTCATTGATGACTGCCTGAAGATGATCCGCAAAAATCGCGGCGAGACGGTCGATATGGCCAAGGTGCCGCTCGACGATCAGGAGACCTACGAGCGCGTCTTCCATCGCGCGCTCACCTCGGGCGTCTTCCAGTTTGAGTCCGGCGGCATGCGCGACGTGCTGCGCCGCTACAAGCCCACCTGCGTCGAAGACCTCACCGCGCTCAACGCGCTCTACCGCCCCGGCCCGATCCAGGGCGGCATGATCGACGACTTCATCGAGCGCAAGTGGGGCCGCCGCAAGGTGGAGTATGAACTGCCGCCGCTTGAAACCATCCTCAAGGAGACGCTTGGCGTCATTGTCTACCAGGAGCAGGTGATGCAGATCGCCAACGTGCTCGCCGGCTACTCGCTCGGCGAGGCCGATCTGCTGCGCCGCGCCATGGGTAAGAAAAATCCCGAGGAGATGGCCAAGCAGCGCGACCGCTTCGTATCCGGTGCGCTCGAGCGCGAATTTCCCAAGGACAAGATCGTCAAGATCTTTGACCTCATGGAGCAGTTCGCCGGTTACGGCTTCAACAAGTCGCACTCGGCCGCCTACGCGCTGCTGGCCTATCACACGGCCTGGCTCAAGACACACTACCCGGTCGAGTTCATGGCGGCGCTGCTCACCTCTGAAATCTCGAAGCCTGAAAACGTGGTCAAGTACATTCAGGAATGCCGCGAAATCGAGATTCCCGTCGAGCCCCCCGACGTGCTCTTCAGCGATGCGGACTTCACGCCGCATGGCAAGTCCATTCGCTTTGGCCTCACGGCCATCAAGAACGTGGGCCGCAACGCGATTGACTCCATTCTCGATGCGCGCGGCAAACTCGCCGCCGAGGGCAAGTCTTTCCAGAACTTCTGGGAGTTCTGCGAAAAAGTCGATCTGCGCCTGATGAACAAGCGCGTCATCGAGTCGCTCATCAAGGCCGGGGCGCTCGACTCCTTTGGCCGCCGCGCGCAACTGATGGCCTCGGTGGACAAGGCCATTGAGCGCGCGCAAAAGGCGCAGCGCGATGAGGCCGCCGGCCAGAGCGGACTCTTCGGCCTCTTTGACGCCGATGCGCCGGCCTCCGCCTCGCCCGCTGACGACCTGCCCAACGTGCCCGACTGGGAAGAGGCGCTGCGCCTGCAATCGGAGAAGGAAGTGCTCGGCTTCTTCGTCTCCGGCCATCCGCTCGACCGCTATGCCGAGAAGCTGCGCAACCTGCCCGGCATCATCGACACGGCCACGGCGCTCGAGATGAAGCCCGCGCCCCCGACCGGCCGCCGCGGCCAGTCCAATGAAAACGAGATCGCCATCGCCGGCATGATCGTCGGCCTCAAGGTGGCCAAGTCGAAGCGCTCGGGCGACCTCTATGCACAGGCCTCGCTCGAAGATGCGACGGGCAAGATCGACCTCATCTGCTTCCCGCGCGATTATGAGCGCCTCGCGGACTCGCTCAAGATGGAAGCGCCCGTGGTGGTGCGCGGCGCGTTGCGTGCCGAGGAAGAGGCCGCGCCCAAGCTGGCTATCTCCTCCATTCAGGCGCTCGATGACGTCAAGGTCAAGCTGCCGTCCAACGTGCGCATTCGCGTGCAACTGGACCGTATCAGCGAGTCCACGCTGGAGGAGCTGCACCAGCTCATCTCCGCCGTGCCGGGGCCGGGCAAGATGATGCTCAACCTTGAGAAGAAGGGCGAATACTGTGTCGTGATGGAGCCGGAGGGCTTCACCGTCGCCGCTGACCGCGCCTTTATTGATCAGGCCGAACTGCTGCTGGGCCGAGGCAGCGTGCAGGCGCTGGACTAAGCCATTCAAAACGGGGCAATTCAAAACGGGTGCCCCATGCAAGCCAGGTGTCGGCCTGAGTGGGGTCGTGACCTTGCGGCCCGAACCCCCGCGCGCCCCGAAATGCCGTTCCTCGTGTAAACTACTGAAAGCGAGACCGACGTTCTTCTGCAGCGTACCCTGCTACTTCAGGCGATTCCCACAGAAGCCCGGCCGTTCTGTGCCTGACCGTGAACCGGCAGGCCAATTCAGTTCGTCTAGTTTCCGTTGAGGAGAAATGTGTTATGGCTAAGATCGCCAAAACCGCAGATCGTAAGAAGGTGATGGACACCACCAAGAGCACCGATTGTCCCAAGTGCTCCAAGCCCACGCGCATCGTCAAGCGCGTCAAGGACCGCGAGCGCGGCATTCCCGGTGGCGTCTACATCTCCTGCTCGGCCTGCGACTTTTTCGAGAAGCTCTAATTCCTTCCGCGCGGCGCGGAAGCACCCAAAAGAAATGCCCGGCAATCGCCGGGCATTTTTCTTGGGAGCGGGAGCCTTACTTCGCGGCGGCTTCCACATCGAGCGTGATCTTCACGTTGTCGCCGATCATCGCGTCGCCATTGGGCAGCAGGCCGTTCCACTTGAGGCCAAAGTCCTTGCGGTCGATGCTGGTCGTCGCCTGAAAACCGCGATGCATCTGGCCGTGCATGTTGATGGCCGGCCCGAGCGCGTCCATCTGCAGGGTCACCGGCTTGGTCACGCCGTGCAGGGTGAGGTTGCCCACCACCTTGTAGCCGTCGCTGTCGGGCGTCACGCTGGTGCTCTGAAAGGTCATGGTGGGGAACTTGGCGGCATCAAAGAATTCGGTGCCCTTGAGATCCTTGTCGCGCATGGAGACGCCGGTGTCCACGGTGTCGATGGGAATGGTCGCCTGCACTGAGGACTTGCTCATGTCCTTGGCGTCAAGCACGATGGTGCCGGTGATGTGGCTGAACTGCCCGTGGACGTGCGAGAGGTCCATGTGCAGAATGCTGAAGTCGGCCTCAGAATGCATGGGGTCGATGTTGTAGGTCGTGGTCTGGGCATAGGCGGCGACCGCGCCGCCCATCAGCAGGGCCATCGTGGCCACGCTCAGATTGCGATAAAACTTCATTGCGTCTCTCCTTGGTTACAAAAAAAGCAGTCAACCTTGCGGCCCTGATAATAGCCGGTTCCGCGCGATGCCAGTCTACATCGCAACCGCCCGGCGCTGAAGATCACGAGCCGGCCCCCGGCAGCTTATAAGGCACCTGAATGTCATGCCGCGCCTCATTCATGGCGCCGGAGGTGTTGTCATGCGTCTCGAGCGCCTGCCGGTATTCGTTCACCGCGCGGTCGCGCTGGCCGGTGATGTCAAAGATCTTGCCGATCTCGATGTGACTCCATGCCTCGGTCCATTTGGGCTGGTTGTCGCCGCTCAGTGCGTCGCGGTAGGCATTCACCGCGGCCTGATAATCGTGTTGCGCAAAGAGCAGCTCGCCCATGCGAAAGCTCGCGAGCGAGCTTTGCG
The DNA window shown above is from Acidobacterium capsulatum ATCC 51196 and carries:
- the dnaE gene encoding DNA polymerase III subunit alpha translates to MAEFTHLHLHTDYSLLDGACDVEKLVGHVASIGQTSVAITDHGNIYGAVHFFEAAKKKGIKPILGCELYICQKEDHRADPQGDDYNHLLVLAESEEGYRNLVRITSEASLHGFYRKPRISKKYLAEHAAGLIGFSGCLAGEFCQNLMADNYQAARATAAQYQDIFGRGNFFLEIQDQGLELEKKIHADMFRLEKDLDIPLVATNDSHYLCEDDHHAHDVLLCVQTAGSIHDPKRFKFDSDQFYVKSAAEMERLFPHAPEVVSRTMQFAERCNLKLNKVDNPFPEFAVPPGHTIDSYFEHVCREGFKKRLDTAIRHLQDRGILRSPISDYEARLEREIGIIKQMKFSGYFLIVWDFIRYAKDHDIPVGPGRGSAAGSLVGYVMEITDIDPLQNVLLFERFLNPERVSMPDIDIDFCMNRRGEVIEYVTRKYGREQVAQIITFNTMAAKAAIKDVGRALDMPYGDVDRIAKMIPATIGVTIDQALTDSPQLQEAYEGNTQIRELIDTAKRLEGLVRGAGVHAAGVVIAPRPLTDLVPLSRSKNDEIVTAYDMKAVEKMGLLKMDFLGLTTLTVIDDCLKMIRKNRGETVDMAKVPLDDQETYERVFHRALTSGVFQFESGGMRDVLRRYKPTCVEDLTALNALYRPGPIQGGMIDDFIERKWGRRKVEYELPPLETILKETLGVIVYQEQVMQIANVLAGYSLGEADLLRRAMGKKNPEEMAKQRDRFVSGALEREFPKDKIVKIFDLMEQFAGYGFNKSHSAAYALLAYHTAWLKTHYPVEFMAALLTSEISKPENVVKYIQECREIEIPVEPPDVLFSDADFTPHGKSIRFGLTAIKNVGRNAIDSILDARGKLAAEGKSFQNFWEFCEKVDLRLMNKRVIESLIKAGALDSFGRRAQLMASVDKAIERAQKAQRDEAAGQSGLFGLFDADAPASASPADDLPNVPDWEEALRLQSEKEVLGFFVSGHPLDRYAEKLRNLPGIIDTATALEMKPAPPTGRRGQSNENEIAIAGMIVGLKVAKSKRSGDLYAQASLEDATGKIDLICFPRDYERLADSLKMEAPVVVRGALRAEEEAAPKLAISSIQALDDVKVKLPSNVRIRVQLDRISESTLEELHQLISAVPGPGKMMLNLEKKGEYCVVMEPEGFTVAADRAFIDQAELLLGRGSVQALD
- a CDS encoding YceI family protein, which gives rise to MKFYRNLSVATMALLMGGAVAAYAQTTTYNIDPMHSEADFSILHMDLSHVHGQFSHITGTIVLDAKDMSKSSVQATIPIDTVDTGVSMRDKDLKGTEFFDAAKFPTMTFQSTSVTPDSDGYKVVGNLTLHGVTKPVTLQMDALGPAINMHGQMHRGFQATTSIDRKDFGLKWNGLLPNGDAMIGDNVKITLDVEAAAK